A region from the Tahibacter amnicola genome encodes:
- the rodA gene encoding rod shape-determining protein RodA: MVALARRHARQPRLDLPLLLALMLVGTIGLVTLYSAGDKESTIVINQGMRFVLGGIALLVVSRIPPGTLRNWTPWLYGATVLLLVAVELFGEGRGSNRWLDLKFVRFQPSEMMKLSMPMMVAWYLHTRTLPPSWRDLLVVAILIAVPAGLIAEQPDLGTSLLVAASGAFALFLSGLSWWRIGGIISLAVGAMPVAWHFLHEYQRNRVRMFMNPEADPLGNGWHIIQSEIAVGAGGVFGKGWHQGSQSRLEFLPEHTTDFVFSVFSEEFGLVGVLLLLALYIFIIGRSLWIAANGKDTYSRLLAGAIAMSFFVYVMVNGGMITGLLPVVGVPLPLVSYGGTSVVSLLTGFGVLMSIHAHRKLVR; encoded by the coding sequence CTGGTCGCCCTGGCGCGCCGGCATGCACGCCAGCCGCGCCTGGACCTGCCCCTGCTGCTGGCCCTGATGCTGGTCGGCACGATTGGCCTGGTCACGCTCTACAGCGCCGGTGACAAGGAATCGACGATCGTCATCAATCAGGGCATGCGCTTCGTGCTCGGCGGCATTGCGCTTCTGGTGGTGTCGCGTATTCCGCCCGGCACCCTGCGCAACTGGACGCCCTGGCTGTACGGCGCGACGGTCCTGCTCCTGGTTGCCGTGGAGCTGTTCGGCGAGGGGCGGGGCTCCAACCGCTGGCTCGACCTCAAATTCGTCCGCTTCCAGCCTTCGGAAATGATGAAGCTGTCGATGCCGATGATGGTGGCCTGGTATCTCCACACCCGGACGTTGCCTCCGAGCTGGCGCGATCTGCTGGTCGTGGCAATCCTTATCGCCGTGCCGGCCGGGCTCATCGCGGAGCAGCCGGACCTTGGCACCTCGCTGCTGGTGGCCGCCAGCGGCGCGTTCGCGCTGTTCCTGTCGGGTCTTTCCTGGTGGCGCATCGGCGGCATCATCAGCCTGGCGGTCGGCGCCATGCCGGTGGCCTGGCATTTCCTGCACGAGTACCAGCGCAATCGCGTACGCATGTTCATGAATCCGGAGGCCGACCCGCTCGGTAACGGCTGGCACATCATCCAGTCGGAAATCGCGGTGGGCGCCGGCGGGGTGTTCGGCAAGGGTTGGCACCAGGGCAGCCAGTCGCGACTGGAATTCCTGCCGGAACACACCACCGACTTCGTCTTCTCGGTGTTCAGCGAGGAATTCGGGCTCGTCGGCGTGCTGCTGCTGCTGGCGCTCTACATCTTCATCATCGGCCGCAGCCTCTGGATCGCGGCCAATGGCAAGGACACCTATTCGCGCCTTCTGGCCGGCGCGATCGCGATGTCGTTCTTCGTGTACGTGATGGTCAATGGCGGCATGATCACCGGGTTGCTGCCGGTCGTGGGCGTACCCTTGCCGCTGGTGAGCTACGGCGGAACGTCCGTGGTGTCGTTGCTCACCGGATTCGGCGTGCTGATGTCGATCCACGC